One Indicator indicator isolate 239-I01 chromosome 21, UM_Iind_1.1, whole genome shotgun sequence DNA segment encodes these proteins:
- the FBXO3 gene encoding F-box only protein 3 isoform X1: MAASLDMEPSALSLELLPTDPLLLILSFLDYRDLTSCCYLSRRLNQLSNHDPLWRRHCKKYWLISEKEKCQRNQSWKAIFISTYRDLGRYIQCYATLKKAWDDLEKYLGQRCPRMIGSLKESVQEEDLDAVEAQIGCQLPNDYRCSFRIHNGQKLVVPGLMGSMALSNHYRSEDLLDIDTAAGGFQQRLGLRQCLPLTFCIHTGLSQYMALESVEGRNKYEIFYQCPDQMARNPSAIDMFITGTSYLEWFTSYVNKVVTGGYPIIRDQIFRYVHDKECVATTEDITVSVSTSFLPELSSVHPPHYFFTYRIRIEMSKDALPEKACQLDSRYWRIINAKGDVEEVQGPGVVGEFPIISPGRVYEYTSCTTFSTTSGYMEGYYTFRCLYYKEKFFNVTIPRFHMVCPTFKVSTARMETSHNEYAVDEDEDSTDTDEYEEQRRVLDIPAPTGRCPRHT; the protein is encoded by the exons ATGGCGGCGTCCCTGGATATGGAGCCGTCAGCcctcagcctggagctgctgcccaccGACCCGCTGCTGCTCATCCTCAGCTTCCTCGACTACCGCGATTTGACGAG CTGCTGCTATTTAAGTCGAAGATTAAATCAGCTCTCCAACCATGATCCACTGTGGAGAAGACACTGCAAGAAATACTGGCTCATTTCAGA aaaggaaaaatgtcagCGGAATCAGAGCTGGAAAGCCATCTTCATCAGTACCTACCGTGACCTGGGGAGATACATCCAGTGCTACGCTACGCTGAAGAAGGCCTGGGATGACCTAGAGAAGTACTTAGGGCAGAGGTGTCCTCGGATGATTGGCTCTCTGAAAG AGAGTGTGCAGGAGGAAGACCTGGACGCCGTGGAAGCTCAGATAGGCTGCCAGCTGCCCAATGACTATCGGTGTTCATTCCGTATTCACAACGGACAGAAGCTGGTTGTGCCTGG CCTGATGGGGAGCATGGCACTGTCGAACCACTACCGCTCTGAGGACTTGCTGGACATCGACACAGCGGCAGGAGGCtttcagcagaggctggggctgaggcAATGCCTTCCTCTTACCTTCTGCATCCATACTGGCCTCAGCCAATACATGGCCCTGGAGAGCGTGGAAGGACGAAATAAATATGAGATCTTCTATCAATGCCCA GACCAAATGGCTCGCAACCCATCTGCTATTGATATGTTCATCACAG GTACATCTTACTTGGAGTGGTTTACATCCTACGTAAACAAAGTTGTAACTGGTGGTTATCCTATCATCAGAGACCAGATCTTCAG gtATGTGCATGATAAAGAATGTGTTGCCACCACAGAAGACATCACTGTTTCAGTGTCCACATCCTTTCTGCCTGAGCTCAGTTCTGTGCACCCCCCCCATTATTTCTTCACTTACAGAATCAG AATTGAAATGTCCAAAGATGCTCTTCCTGAGAAGGCTTGTCAGCTGGACAGTCGATACTGGAGAATAATCAATGCCAAAGGGGATGTAGAAGAAGTTCAGGGTCCTGGAGTAGTTG GGGAGTTTCCAATCATCAGTCCAGGCAGGGTCTATGAATACACCAGCTGTACTACATTCTCCACCACATCTGGGTACATGGAGGGCTACTACACCTTCCGGTGTCTCTACTACAAGGAAAAATTCTTCAATGTCACAATTCCCAGATTTCACATGGTGTGTCCAACATTCAAGGTGTCCACAGCCCGAATG GAGACCAGCCACAACGAGTATGCAGTGGATGAAGATGAGGACTCCACAGACACCGATGAGTACGAGGAGCAGCGGCGAGTGCTGGACATCCCTGCGCCCACTGGGCGCTGCCCGCGCCACACCTAA
- the FBXO3 gene encoding F-box only protein 3 isoform X2, which translates to MAASLDMEPSALSLELLPTDPLLLILSFLDYRDLTSCCYLSRRLNQLSNHDPLWRRHCKKYWLISEKEKCQRNQSWKAIFISTYRDLGRYIQCYATLKKAWDDLEKYLGQRCPRMIGSLKESVQEEDLDAVEAQIGCQLPNDYRCSFRIHNGQKLVVPGLMGSMALSNHYRSEDLLDIDTAAGGFQQRLGLRQCLPLTFCIHTGLSQYMALESVEGRNKYEIFYQCPDQMARNPSAIDMFITGTSYLEWFTSYVNKVVTGGYPIIRDQIFRYVHDKECVATTEDITVSVSTSFLPELSSVHPPHYFFTYRIRIEMSKDALPEKACQLDSRYWRIINAKGDVEEVQGPGVVGEFPIISPGRVYEYTSCTTFSTTSGYMEGYYTFRCLYYKEKFFNVTIPRFHMVCPTFKVSTARMTSHNEYAVDEDEDSTDTDEYEEQRRVLDIPAPTGRCPRHT; encoded by the exons ATGGCGGCGTCCCTGGATATGGAGCCGTCAGCcctcagcctggagctgctgcccaccGACCCGCTGCTGCTCATCCTCAGCTTCCTCGACTACCGCGATTTGACGAG CTGCTGCTATTTAAGTCGAAGATTAAATCAGCTCTCCAACCATGATCCACTGTGGAGAAGACACTGCAAGAAATACTGGCTCATTTCAGA aaaggaaaaatgtcagCGGAATCAGAGCTGGAAAGCCATCTTCATCAGTACCTACCGTGACCTGGGGAGATACATCCAGTGCTACGCTACGCTGAAGAAGGCCTGGGATGACCTAGAGAAGTACTTAGGGCAGAGGTGTCCTCGGATGATTGGCTCTCTGAAAG AGAGTGTGCAGGAGGAAGACCTGGACGCCGTGGAAGCTCAGATAGGCTGCCAGCTGCCCAATGACTATCGGTGTTCATTCCGTATTCACAACGGACAGAAGCTGGTTGTGCCTGG CCTGATGGGGAGCATGGCACTGTCGAACCACTACCGCTCTGAGGACTTGCTGGACATCGACACAGCGGCAGGAGGCtttcagcagaggctggggctgaggcAATGCCTTCCTCTTACCTTCTGCATCCATACTGGCCTCAGCCAATACATGGCCCTGGAGAGCGTGGAAGGACGAAATAAATATGAGATCTTCTATCAATGCCCA GACCAAATGGCTCGCAACCCATCTGCTATTGATATGTTCATCACAG GTACATCTTACTTGGAGTGGTTTACATCCTACGTAAACAAAGTTGTAACTGGTGGTTATCCTATCATCAGAGACCAGATCTTCAG gtATGTGCATGATAAAGAATGTGTTGCCACCACAGAAGACATCACTGTTTCAGTGTCCACATCCTTTCTGCCTGAGCTCAGTTCTGTGCACCCCCCCCATTATTTCTTCACTTACAGAATCAG AATTGAAATGTCCAAAGATGCTCTTCCTGAGAAGGCTTGTCAGCTGGACAGTCGATACTGGAGAATAATCAATGCCAAAGGGGATGTAGAAGAAGTTCAGGGTCCTGGAGTAGTTG GGGAGTTTCCAATCATCAGTCCAGGCAGGGTCTATGAATACACCAGCTGTACTACATTCTCCACCACATCTGGGTACATGGAGGGCTACTACACCTTCCGGTGTCTCTACTACAAGGAAAAATTCTTCAATGTCACAATTCCCAGATTTCACATGGTGTGTCCAACATTCAAGGTGTCCACAGCCCGAATG ACCAGCCACAACGAGTATGCAGTGGATGAAGATGAGGACTCCACAGACACCGATGAGTACGAGGAGCAGCGGCGAGTGCTGGACATCCCTGCGCCCACTGGGCGCTGCCCGCGCCACACCTAA
- the LMO2 gene encoding rhombotin-2 — protein sequence MLLFVLLNPQESRGNPVNVIGGRRGNSAAEKAPRADSLCGGSGGRSHHHRHATKEQALPMSSAIERKSLDPSEEPVDEVLQIPPSLLTCGGCQQNIGDRYFLKAIDQYWHEDCLSCDLCGCRLGEVGRRLYYKLGRKLCRRDYLRLFGQDGLCASCDKRIRAYEMTMRVKDKVYHLECFKCAACQKHFCVGDRYLLINSDIVCEQDIYEWTKLNGMI from the exons ATGCTGCTGTTTGTATTGCTAAATCCCCAGGAGTCCA GAGGAAATCCTGTGAATGTCATTGGGGGGCGGAGGGGGAACTCAGCTGCTGAGAAGGCTCCGAGAGCAGACAGCCTGTGCGGGGGCAGCGGGGGCAGATCCCACCACCACCGGCACGCTACAAAGGAACAAGCCCTGCCAATGTCATCGGCCATCGAGAGGAAAAGCCTCGATCCTTCCGA AGAGCCAGTGGATGAAGTCCTCCAGATCCCCCCCTCGCTGCTGACATGCGGCGGCTGCCAGCAGAACATTGGGGACCGCTACTTCCTGAAGGCCATCGACCAGTACTGGCATGAGGACTGCCTCAGCTGTGACCTGTGTGGCTGCAGGCTCGGAGAGGTGGGGAGGCGCCTGTACTACAAGCTGGGCAGAAAGCTCTGCAGGAGGGACTATCTCAG GCTCTTTGGCCAGGATggcctctgtgcctcctgtgaCAAGCGAATCCGAGCTTACGAGATGACCATGCGGGTGAAGGACAAAGTCTATCACCTCGAGTGCTTCAAATGTGCTGCCTGCcagaaacatttctgtgttGGGGACAGATACCTCCTCATCAACTCAGACATAGTATGTGAGCAGGACATCTACGAGTGGACTAAGCTGAATGGGATGATCTAG